The Christensenella timonensis DNA segment ACACGGGCAGTCCCCTCGTTGATCGCTTCGACAGTGATATATTTGAGTTCCCCCACGCGGATGCCTGATCCGGCGATGGTTCGGATGATGTAATACATTTTTTCATTTCTTTGTTTGGCAAAGACGAGGAGCCTGTTATATTCCGCGATCGAAAGGCCGTTTTCCACACTGCTTACGTGCTGCAATTTCAGTTTCCGCAGTTTCAGGTAATCCCAGTGGTTGTATTTAAAGAAACTGTTGAGCGCAGAAATCGCGGTATTGATCGTGCCGGGAACATAGCGTTCCTCCATGTTTTGCCTGAACAGGACGATATGGGATTTATCGAACATCCCCACCTTCAGCTCATATTCCAGAAAGTGTGCGAGGTCTTTCACATATTTGGTGTAAAGACGGATGGTTGCCGGAGCCTTTTCCTGTTCAAAGAGATACTTGGAATATCTTCCCTGGCTCTGCTTTAAATATTCAATTGTGTTTTGCTTCATGCTTACCTCCTGTTGTAGTTGTGTGAAACACACATAATAATAGTGGACACAGAGTTTGTATAGATGCTGAAAGAAGTGTAAAAGATATATGAACTTCGCTATTATACCATTGATTTCGATGTATACATCGGTTACTATGAAAAGAAATAATGGATTAAAAAAACAAACGTTCCGTATATATAAATACACGGAACGTTTGTCGATACTTATCACAATTTTAGATAAATTCACCATATCACTTAACATTCTTTTTGTCAACAAAATGTTACAAAATTCTTTCAATTCGCGTCGAATTCTCTTTGTAAAGCCAAAAAAACAATTTTCCTGAATGAAATTTTCCAAGCCAAAATATTCTGGATTGTTTGGTATTTTGAATAAATATGCAAAATAGATTCATAGAATATTGGTATGCTTTTGAAAGATGGCATAACAAAGCATTTCAATCTTTGAGAAGGAAAACAGCGGAAGCACCGTGGATTTTGCAATTTAGGGAAAGCGCGTCCGCAGCAAGTGGAGATTCCGTGTATTTATATACACGGAATGGAATACACACGATATATAAGGGCAGGGGAGGCGAACAATTTGAACGGACGTAGCCGGGTGTCAGGCAGATTGCGGACAGCAATAGCGGTGCTGTGCGCATTATTTGCGTTATCGTTCACGCCGTA contains these protein-coding regions:
- a CDS encoding tyrosine-type recombinase/integrase, with amino-acid sequence MKQNTIEYLKQSQGRYSKYLFEQEKAPATIRLYTKYVKDLAHFLEYELKVGMFDKSHIVLFRQNMEERYVPGTINTAISALNSFFKYNHWDYLKLRKLKLQHVSSVENGLSIAEYNRLLVFAKQRNEKMYYIIRTIAGSGIRVGELKYITVEAINEGTARVVNKGKIRNVLLKSSLCTLLMRYCKKHGITHGTIFRGSSSNKSISREYICRKLKDIGGPAGIPCSKLFTHNLRHLFAQQFIDKHNDITALADILGHTSIETTRIYTRTSNAEKRAKIEDVDL